One segment of Onychomys torridus chromosome 3, mOncTor1.1, whole genome shotgun sequence DNA contains the following:
- the LOC118579583 gene encoding N-acetyltransferase 8-like produces MAPYHIRQYQERDRKRVLELFSRGMKEHAPATFRHLLKLPRTLLLLLGMPLAIVLVSGSWLLAVVCIIFLLLFLRFLAGQPWKDYVSMCLHTDMADITKSYLSVSGSGFWVAESGAQVVGTVAARPVKDPPLGRKQLELFRLSVSSQHRGQGIAKALVRTVLQFARDQGYSDLVLTTSVIQQGAVSLYEAMGFQRTGLFLLDGIVGRIVDFFIIRFAYPLPSAQEPRL; encoded by the coding sequence ATGGCTCCTTATCACATCCGCCAGTACCAGGAGAGGGACCGCAAAAGGGTCCTGGAATTGTTCTCCAGGGGCATGAAGGAGCATGCCCCTGCCACCTTCCGCCACCTGCTGAAACTGCCCAGAACCCTTCTGCTCTTACTTGGGATGCCTCTTGCCATAGTCCTGGTgtctggctcctggctcctggctgTTGTATGCatcatctttctgcttctattcttGCGGTTCCTTGCCGGCCAGCCCTGGAAGGAttatgtgtccatgtgtttgCACACAGACATGGCTGACATCACCAAGTCCTACCTGAGTGTGTCTGGCTCAGGTTTCTGGGTGGCTGAGTCTGGGGCACAGGTGGTGGGGACAGTGGCTGCTCGGCCGGTCAAGGATCCCCCATTAGGGAGGAAGCAGCTAGAGCTCTTTCGCCTGTCTGTGTCCTCACAGCATCGAGGACAGGGGATAGCAAAAGCCCTGGTCAGAACTGTCCTCCAGTTTGCACGGGACCAGGGCTACAGTGACCTTGTCCTTACGACCAGTGTCATACAGCAAGGtgctgtgagcctctatgaggcTATGGGATTCCAAAGGACAGGCCTATTCTTACTGGATGGCATTGTTGGAAGAATCGTTGATTTTTTTATAATTCGTTTCGCGTACCCTCTCCCTTCTGCTCAGGAACCCAGACTTTGA